The window gcttggttGAGCGAATGATTTGaagtcgaagtaatgtagcccgtaagcttgtTCGAGTGAATGATACGacctcgaagtattgtagcccgtaggcttaatggtcgagtgagtgtttgctcgaactcaaaataaaaatagtccgtaggcttggtcgagtgaatgattcgaactcgaagtaatgtagcacgtaggcttaatggtcgagtgagtgtttgctcaaactcgaaataaaaatagcccgtaggcttggtcgagtgaatgattcgaactcgaagtaatgtagcccataggcttaatggtcgagtgagtgtttgctcgaactcgaaataaaaatagcccgtaggcttggtcgagtgaatgatttgaactcgaagtaatgtagcccataggcataatggtcgagttgtatcttaattctgattgcacaataaatctcaaaatagagtaATTTTCATTGGATATAAGACGCCGATAAAAAAGAGAAATctcttcgcacgttattacacgcctgggctcgggccaatctatatgagcatggttcgcttcgaccatttgACTCTTTACAGTTTTTCCTATTGGgaccctgttgttgtgaaataactttcttgtggGACCTCGGATATTTTCATAAATGTTGCACGACCAATgtttgcctcattaaaaaccttgccaaaaaacccatttgggataaaactggtctaaggggaaaagagtgcaacgcgtgctttctagcgagagatccgtcccttgttcagacttctgcaggggtcagtttcgagatataaacgaatatggaaaggttgtaccttaacagtagtacctttttagatgtgatacattctagctacttgatagctgtttgctgtttataacgccgatcctgtacgacccctttccgatgccctcgagtacctgatatggtccttcccaattcggtcctagcttcccttcattcggattttgggtagtgatggtaatttttctcaacactaagtctccaggcttgaaatggcggagcttggttcttcgattataatatctttcaatTCGATGTTTTTGTGCGGCCATTCGGACGAGAGTAGCTTCTCGTCTTCCGttcgatagttcgaggcttgtattcatagcctcgttatttgattcttccatcgcgaatcgtaatttggcactgggttcaccaacctcgactggtatcaatgcttcggatacatatactaaggagaacggggtcgcccccgtactggattttgacgttgtccgatatgcccaaaggacgtCGGGCAGGATTactctccatctccctttagcgtctttcaacctcttctttaagttttgaatgacagttttgtttgttgattcgtcCTGCCTATTCCCACTTgggtggtatggcgtcgacaatatccttcttatcttatggtcttcgaggaatcttgttactttgccgccgatgaattgctttccattgtcacatactatttcggcaggtatcccgaaccggcatgtgatatgatcccaaataaagtctataacttctttctctcttattttctcgaacgcctgcgcttcaacccatttagaaaaatagttagtcataaacaaaatgaatttggctttacctggggtcgatggcagagggccgacgatatccattccccatttcatgaatggccatggggataggactgagtggagttgctctctgggctggtggatcatcggtgcgaacctttgacatttgtcacatttacgaacaaattccttcatatctttgcccatatcgatccaataataccttgCTGTAATTAGTTTTCAGACTAATGTATCGGCTctagagtgattcccgcaagtaccctcatgcacttcccgtaggacgtaatcgacatcccccggacccaagcataccgccAATGGTCCATCAAACGTTCTTCGGTAAAGCATtccgtccgaagccaacgtgaatcgagcagctttggtccgtagggttcttgaatctttagggtccaatgggagtTTGCCGcttttcaagtattcaatatacttgtttctctaaTCACAGGTTAAGCTTGTataatttatttcggcgtgaccttcttcgattactgatcttgaaagttgaacaacattcctcgagcccgtatcatctacctcgaccaatgaccccaaatttgcaagcgcATCgtcctcattattctgttcccgtggtacatgccataaagtccattgtttgaaacggcgcaaagtgataagcagtttatctaaatacttttgcattctaccttttcgaacttcgaaggttttgtttacttgactcaccaccagcaaggagtcgcagttggcttcaatgacttctgctcccaagtttctagctaactcgagacctgcaatcatggcttcatactcggcctcgttgttagtcaacctgacaGTTTTAATAGACTacctaatagtgctacccatgggtggtttcaaaactatgcccagcccgaacccttttacgttcgaagccccgtctgtaaaaaggatccatacccctgaTGATGCACCTGATTTCAatagttccttttcaacttcgggtacgagggctggtgtgaaattggccacgaagtctgctaaaatttgagacttgatggccgtgtggggttgatattcgatatcgtacccactgagttcgacggcccatttggccagtcggcttgataactcgggtttgtgcaaaatattacgaagtgggtaagtggacaatacacatatgggatggcattgaaactacgaccttaactttcttgagacgcttatcagtgcaagcacCAAtatttctaggagcggatatctagttttcgcctctcctaaggttcgagtcgtataataaatggggaattgcataccttgctcttctcgaactaggacactgctcACGGCGACTTTCGATGCTGCCAAGTACAAATAAAGTTTCTCGtcagtttttggagtgtgaagcagtggtgcgcttgatagatattgctttagttcttctaatgcttgttggcactccggggtccaagaaaaatcgttcttctttttgagtagagagaaaaatttatgacttcgatcagatgatcttgagatgaaccggcttaaggtagcaatccgacccgttagcctttgtacggccttcacgctgtccacaatgacgatgtcttcgatggccttgattttatcggggttaatctctattccccgatgtgacaccatgaagccgaggaacttgcccgaaccgaccccgaaagcacatttctcggggttgagcttcatgttgtatttccttaaaatatcgaacgtttcctgcaaatgaattaaatgctcctctgcgcgcagggacttaactaacatgtcatcaatataaacttccattgattttccaatttgttcttcgaacattttatttactaggcgttggtaagtagcccctgtgTTTTTTAGCcggaagggcatcacattataacaatacgttccatattttttgacaaatgaagttttttcctggtcctccgggttcatctggatttgattatacccggaataggcatagagaaaagtgaggatctcgtggccggccgtggcatcgattatgcgatcgatattgggcagcggaaaggaatctttggggcatgctttgttcaaatccttatagtccacgcacattctaagtttgtccccttttttagggactacaactacgttggctaaccattcgggatatttcacctcccgaatggaccctactttgagaagcttggttacctcgtcctttatgaatgtgtgctttctatcggactggggtcttctcttttgcttcaccggtctgaacctggggtccaaacttagctgatgcatcattatgtccggcgggatccctgttatatctaaatggaaccaggcaaaacaatcgatgttatcgataagaaattgaacgagtttcttcttgagttcagggctcaacccccttcccaagtatacctttcgctccgGCCAGTGCTTGATTAATATGACTTTctctagctcctcgatcgtcgattttgtggcgtcagagtcatcgggaatcacgaaagatcgagggaccctttgatctccatcctcttcgattttctggttatctggctgggttgaagccgatgtctgtgattgctatttggtatctcgttctCCTTACGGACCCGATCTttttatcggcgaaagtgaggacaCTGGTTTAGCTTCGTCGACGATGAATATTTCTTTCGCGGCTGGTTATTCTCCGTACACCATTTTGACATCTCCCGACATTGGGAATTTcagggcctggtgtagggtcgaaggcacaactctcatgttgtggatccttgGCCTTCccaaaagggcgttatatcttaTATCGcgttcgatcacgtgaaactttatttcctggatggtttcgaccacgtttattggtaggactatctcacctttggtggtttcgcatacCATATTGACCCCGTTTAGGACCaaagttgcgggtacgatctgatcctgtaggctgagctgctccactaccttcaatcggatgatgttggcagagctacctggatcgattaacacacgcttaattttagttttattcacgagtacagatattaccagtgtgtCGTTGTGAGGTTGGACGACCCCCATCTGCATTTTCATCATCAAAGGATagagtccccatgggtgcgtaatcttgagtccgagatcgcttttcccttaccatcgatgttttagtgcatttaagcattgGTACCCGACgggtatcgatgccgccgatgatcatgtggatgacgtgttgcggttcttcttgctcattttgtttgccgaaatccctacttctaaaatggctctttgccctatcatcaaaaactcccgaaggtgccctttgttaaataagcgagttatttcctctcttagttgcttgcaatcttccgttctgtggctatgggtaccatgatattcacacgtttgattgggatttcttcgggcaggatcggtctgcattggtcgaggccatttagtgtctttgatgcgtctgatggcCGACATGAGAGcagatgcaccaacgctgaagttatattctgataatcaaggtgcttctataggatcggcatatttatcgaagccgctcttactcataagcccctgagaattttgtcctcgatcaatccttTGATTGTTCCGAACTGCGTTGCGTGCTGAACCGATGTTCACCCAATCTGCGACATATGGTCGATATCGGTCTTTGTTCGACCTTTGTCCTCTGtcgatctgcttttgattaataattgtcctgttctgatgaacgGGTCCGTGCGGGGCACtcgactgatcatcctcgaccctaattttcgattgatatcggttgtgcacatctgccgatgtgatgctgtcgaacttatcccgttcaacccttgggcgaagtcttgtacggcccagtcgtctgcGACTAGGGGTAATTCCacgcgttccatttgaaatcgggatacgaattccctcagcatctcaCCCTGcccttgctttactttgaagaggtttgatttcctcgttgcaacctttatggcaccagcatgtgcctttacaaatgAATCTGctagcatggcaaaagaatcgatggaattcgacggtaaattgtggtaccagatcatagctcttttcgagagggtctccccgaactttttgaacaacacggattcgatctcatcgtcttccaaatcgttgccttttatggcacatgcgtaagaggtgacatgttcgttaggatcggtcgtactgttatatttgggaatttcaggcatacggaattttttggggattggcttcggtgccgcactcgacgaAAAAGGCTTTTGtgtgaattttttcgaatcaagcccttttatcattggtggagccccggggatttggtcgaccctggcattgtacgtttccaccctcttgtctttcgcttcgactcgttttgtgagttcctagagcaatttagtaatttcgggagtagtccccgattcttgctcgttagatttcactatggcaggctctgttctgggggcgacttctcgaagtggattggagaccgacctgctttgtgcgcgagtttggctctgtagctgagctatcgctacttgttgggcttttagcatctcgaagatcatacatAAGTTGGCCCCGATTTTCCCTGGgttttgggtgtctcgggctatggatcgagtaccgccctgaatgcttttttccggttTGGAATGCTggttcgcctccaaagctatttgtgaattgacatctagtggtatttcggctcgaattttgggtacttcgattcgagcctcgggtgccaagttgttggtttcatcttgaaggccggcttcgtaatCGATCAGTGAAGCCATTCGATCggtggttattcgtagctgaccctaaattcaagatattttcagaaataagtgcaaagcacaatggcgtgttttttagatttgtatcaaatgaccactgttatcctcggccccacggtgggtgccaaactgtttacccgaaaaatggatagagttgaatttatacgcagttccgaggatatgtgatgtaacttgatacaaaatgcaaggataaataaaatgtaaatatagattggagagaatgcaaTCTAGATGAGGTTATCAAGAACAATGAACCTTATGATTCGACAAATAGAATTAATCTAAGAAACTGGAAGAGGGATGCTTTACTGTAGAGGAATATAATACTTTTATCACAATGTAAGTCTCATGAGAACCctcctacagaaatgataaccaagcccttttatagtggagggattcggctccaagcataattaaataaacattcagtgggagacccatggtAAGTCAGcatttccataatttctgccaagattccctctagtgggattgcaacggcttttgtctgtgagctcgatctcgcttagaatcctcgattttggttcgatcttgatttcggctcgaacttgtgatcttggttcAAGCCCGATCCTGTTTTGAGCCTTTGAATTGATCCCAGACCAGTGTTGGTTGGTctttggattatcagcacgataggtCTACCATGTGACACGGTttgattcttgttcgagtttgattatggtatcgatctcgacacggaccggcctccccgggttcgaggttagttcgtctccccttcgggatcttacttcgatacatccCCCTTCGAACCATATCGGACGtgccaaggctgaaatctatttcgaccatatacaatgGTATTCATTTGTCACgtatttgtatttattatttcgTGCAGACTTGGTGGAGATAGTAGAAAGAATGGCAACTGTGAAGCAGAAAATACTGGTTTTATCTGGCAAAGGCGGAGTTGGTAAGAGTACATTCTCAGCTCAACTTGCTTTTGCATTGGCAGCTATGGATTTTCAAGTAGGTCTCCTTGATATTGATATATGTGGTCTAGAAGGACAAGAGATTCACCAGAGTAACATCGGATGGTCCCCTGTTTATGTTGAGTCTAACCTTGGGGTTATGTCAATTGGTTTCATGCTTCCCAACCCTGATGAAGCTGTCATATGGAGAGGTCCCCGCAAGAATGGTCTAATTAAGCAATTCCTCAAAGAAGTTTATTGGGGAGAGCTTGATTTTCTTGTGGTTGATGCTCCACCTGGGACCTCAGATGAGCATATTTCAATTGTTCAATTCCTACAAGCAACTGGAATAGATGGTGCAGTTATCGTCACAACCCCACAGCAGGTATCACTGATAGGTGTGAGGAAAGAAGTTAGTTTTTGCAAGAAAGTTGGGGTGGAGGTTCTTGGTGTTGTTGAGAACATGAGTGGTCTTTCCCAACCACTCACAGAGTTCAAATTCATGAGAATGACAGAGGCCGGTGAGCAAAAAGACATGACCGAGTGGGCCATGGCTTATATGAGAGAAAAAGCCCCGCAAATGCTAAACTTGGTTACTTTTAGTGAAGTTTTTGATAGCAGTGGTGGAGGTGCGGCAAAGATGTACGGTGATATGGGTGTCCCTTTTCTTGGGAAAGTACCACCTGATCCTCAGCTATGTAAAGCAGCTGAAGAAGGACGATCTTGCTTTTCAGATGACTAGTTTTATAGTATACTTGCCTCTCACGTGTTGCCTGGCGattattgtaaaatttatatttaaaattaataaaattaaaataagatTAAATACCATAAATTTAGAATGAGTCTGAATTCTTTCTTAAAAGTGAACAACAAGAATATTATCATAATTACTATATTAGAGCGACTCGAACTCATTTTTTTATTTAACCTCTAACATAAAAAGTCAAAACAATAAAAAATTGGTATTTAACTTGTAAATATAGCAAAAACATCTCTATAATTGAAAATCTTACCAATACAATATAATGTCTAAAGTATATCATTAATGTTGTTCATTTAGAGAAAAGTTCAttagagaaaagaagaagaaacttaGATTATATGTTGAAGGAGTAAATAGATGTTGAAGATAGAGTATTAGTTGAAGTATTGATAATTGTAAAATTTCTCACACTCAAATCTACAAAAAGACttagagaaaaataattattcCTTAAGGTAAACTGAAAATGGCATACTATTGGCTTATTCATGCgacaaataattatttattctttGCATCAGAATTAATATGGATTAAATCATAGCATGGAAAGACATTATATTGTATTGGAATTTTCCGAATTAATATCGATTCATGCTATGATTAATGTATCAGAATTAATATagataaaaattttcagaaagtttttatgtgaaaatggatttaaaatgtgaattagagtttTATTGACTTTGGTTagtattttgagcaaacagactcggatcaatattttgacagttccaataggtccgtatcgtaatttgggacttgggcgtatgcccgaaatcaaattccgaggtccctagcccgagatatgaaattttgatgaaaagttaaaagtttaagttcaaatagtgaccggatatcgaattatgtgcaaacgaccctagaataaaattttgattattctaatagctctgtcacgacccgaaattcccactaacgggaccgtgatggcacctaacatttcacttgctaggcaagccaacgttagagaatcattaaagccaataattaagtaaataacaataattaagtaagatgaaatataataagtgcggaatattataaaactgtattaatcaCTACCACCCagatttggagtcacaattcatgagcattctagaatttactacaagtaatagtctgaaagaaatacaactgtctgaatgaaagaaaacagtaggacataaaagatagacggggaattCAAGgactgtgaacgccgacagatctaccttgagtctccggacagcggaccaatagcaaaatctcgatcaacctgagccggtaccaaaatctgcacagaaagtgcagagtgcagtatcagtacaactgaccccatatattagtaagtgtcgagcctaacctcgacgaagtagtgacgaggctaaggtaaggcacctacaatcaacctgtacaatttaacagtgtatagacaaataacaaaaatgaagaactaaataggaaatgctgggagggaaacatactgagggaaatacaagataaataactacaatagaatgatcaccggaacagtcaatataccatgaatcgacacgaatagtgaatacagtaaggaaaaatgcacgacatctcCCTTCGTGCTtctactctcaatctcaccataaaatcaatagaaacgataAGAcaacactcttcgtgcattaactctcaggcatcacccttcgtgcttttacactcacaatatggcacgacatcacccttcgtgcattaacagtcacaatatggcacgacatcacctttcgtgcattaacactcacactatggcacggcatcacccgccgtgcattaactctcacaatatggcatgacatcacccatcgtgcattaacactctcccttaccataatggaATGGATAAATAACAACAGgtagatagaataacaagtacaaaccttactccaatatttgcttcacaatataaatctcaacttttaaataaatacttgATTACCAACCgtaaatccgtaaacatgataatgacgattaatttaacaacactagtgtaaacatgtagcaattaagcataggaaagagacaatataagaaaagcggaagaaacatggaaaacaggtaaattggcgacgcataagtactcgtcacctgacatatacgccgctcacatgaatttcacctagcaaataatctaaggttcctaattccctcaagtcagggttagacataacacttacctcgctccgaaggctacttaattctcaatcacaactttttcctTGAAATTCAGCTCCAAACTActagtatctattcaaaaatgactcaataatatcaaatatttctaaaggaatcaattatattgcataaattaaatttcccaaattttcttctaaaaagtcgaaaaatcgaccccgggcctgcttggtcaaaacctgaggtttggaccaaaatccttttacccattctcccctgagcccgaatatgtaattagttttggaatccgacctcaaattgaggtctaaattcctaaatttccgaaattcctagttttctaccctaacccctaattctaccatgaaaactctagattttaggttaaaaattcaagaaatgtaatgggtaattgaaataaaatggtttTTAATcatttaccaacactttggggaagataTGACTCTAGAAAAAACGCCTCACACCGtttagtttttgagaaaaatgaatttttggctaaatctcgtgtttggattttgttaagTGCTGGGTGACAGTgtacatcgcgttcgcgaaaagtaTAGGTTGCCAAGCCTTTGCATTTGCGAGACAGTGTTCGCATTCGTGTAGGCTACCACCCCCCATGACCTTaacgttcgcgagacattgctcgccttcgcgatgaaggaacgatcgaCTCTCCCCcaagtgtgcctaacactacgcgttcgtgagGAGGTGGTCGCATTCGTAAAGGGTAGCGCcctcatcgcttcgcgttcgcgaagaagaaaactttagCTGCTTAGTTtactctccgcgttcgcgagactaccttcgcgatcgcgaagaaggacatgccaaaaCACCTGCTGTAGCAAACTAGcaaattttcaaagtccaaaacatcttgtggcctacccgaaactcacccgagccctccgggctccaaaccaaacatgcacataagtctaaaaatatcatacgaacttgttcgcgcgatcaaataaccaaaataacacctagaactatgaatttagcaccaaatcaaatgaaattctcaagaacactttaaaatttttattttctcaactggacgtccgaatcacgtcaaatcaattccgtttctcataaaatttcacagacaagtcttaaatatcatagtgaacatgtaccgggctccgaaacaaaaatacggacccgatactaacaatgccaaacatcaatcaattcttaaaaacaaataatttcaagacttttaattttcatcaaaaattcataactcaagctagggacctccgaattcgattccgggcatacacccaggtcccataattttatacggatccaccgggaccgtcaaagaaCGAATCCGAGctcattttcaaaaaatattgaccgaagtcaactaaaattaacatttaaggcaaaaattcttattttcattagtttttaacataaaagcttttcggaaacatgcccggactgcacatgtaaatcgaggagggtaaaaatgagatttttaaggcttaagagcgccgaTTCGaggtctaaaacataagatgaccttttgggtcatcacattctccacctctaaagcaactgtttgtcctcgaacgaacatagaaaagtacctgggctggtgaaaaggtggggatatctactccgcatatcggactcagactcccaagtagttgcctcaacaggctgacccctccactgtactCGAACATAAGGGTAATTCACAtggcacgccataaagatagtgcctccaaatctttagcgcgtgaacaatggctgccaactctagatcatgaacaaggtaatttttctcatgaaccttcagctaccGCAAAGCATAAACAagaaccttgccaccctgcatcaataccgcacccagaccaatacgagatgtgtcacaatatattgtataatATCCTGAACATATGGGTAACACCAATAACGGTGCCGTAGTCAAGGCTGTCTTGAGCTActgaaagctcgcttcatactcgtctgaccacctgaacgggacactcttctgggtcaatctggtcaacgggactgctatagatgaaaactcctCCACAAATTGACAGTAATAGCccgctaaacctaggaaactatgAATCTCTGTAGCTGTTTTGgatctaggccagttctgaacttcctcaatcttcctaggatccacttgaataccctTTATTGATataacatgacccaagaaagcgactgaacttaaccaaaactcgcattttgagaatttatcatataactggttgtctttcagagtctgaagaacgatctgaaggtgctgctcatgctcccctTGGCTGTGGGAGtagattaagatatcatcaataaacacaatcacaaaggaatccaagtaggtcttgaacacccggttcatcaaatccatgaatgctgctggggcatttatcagcccaaatgacatcactagaaactcataatgcttataccgagtccgaaaagctgtctaagggacatcgaatgccctaatcctcaactgatggtatccagaTCTcagatcaatcttcgaaaatacttgggcaccctgaagctgatcaaataaatcatcaatcctcggcaatgggtacttgttcttgatggtgactttgtttaactatcgataatctatacacatcctcatcgatccatttttcttattcacaaacaacacaggtgcatcccagggtgagacactaggtctaatgaagcccttatcaagcaaatcttgcaactactccttcaattctttcaactctggcggggccatgcggtatggcgtattggaaatgggctgagtgcccggagccaaatcaatgcagaaatcaatatccctgtcgggtggcatccccgacaggtctgcaggaaacacctctggaaactcacgaacaaccgacactgaatccatggaagaaacctccgcactagaatcgcggacgtAAGACAAATAAgttagacaccctttctcgaccatatgccgagccttcacataagagataaccctgctggtagaatggccaagattccctctccactctaatcgaggcgaCCCcttcaaggctaaggtcaccatcttggtgtgacaatctaatacagcatgataaggtgacagccaatccatacctagtatgacatcaaaatcaaccatgtcgagaagtagaagatttaCACGAGTCTTAAGACTCCTAATGGTAactacacacgaatgataaacataATCAACATTGTAGGTTTAATCCCCTTATGCTTAAAATTAGTAGGCAAATTATGTAGGTTTCTGGAAATCGTATTTAAGAAATACCTTTTGCGTGTAGCTAACTGCTCATTAATTTGTatcacatagagatcctgcctataggattctgcaaACTTAACTCATTAAAATTTGTCAATGTTAATCAGTttggcgtgcatttgttgtctaaa is drawn from Nicotiana tomentosiformis chromosome 12, ASM39032v3, whole genome shotgun sequence and contains these coding sequences:
- the LOC104107220 gene encoding cytosolic Fe-S cluster assembly factor NBP35-like — encoded protein: MATVKQKILVLSGKGGVGKSTFSAQLAFALAAMDFQVGLLDIDICGLEGQEIHQSNIGWSPVYVESNLGVMSIGFMLPNPDEAVIWRGPRKNGLIKQFLKEVYWGELDFLVVDAPPGTSDEHISIVQFLQATGIDGAVIVTTPQQVSLIGVRKEVSFCKKVGVEVLGVVENMSGLSQPLTEFKFMRMTEAGEQKDMTEWAMAYMREKAPQMLNLVTFSEVFDSSGGGAAKMYGDMGVPFLGKVPPDPQLCKAAEEGRSCFSDD